The proteins below come from a single Benincasa hispida cultivar B227 chromosome 4, ASM972705v1, whole genome shotgun sequence genomic window:
- the LOC120075770 gene encoding dihydrofolate reductase-like has protein sequence MTSPFPSLHTNSRIPIMGTDAKIHRKPRFLCLHGFRTSAAILKKQVGKWPASVLDQFDLHFLDAPFPAEGKSDVEGIFDPPYFEWFQFSQEFTEYRNFDECLSFIEDYMLKHGPFDGFLGFSQGAILSAALPGFQAKGIALTKVPKIKFVIIVSGAKFRSESVAQKAYSTPIGCPSLHFLGEEDFLMPHGQKLLESYVEPTVINHPKGHTVPRLDDKGLEVMESFIKRISKTLDETEE, from the exons ATGACATCTCCCTTCCCCTCTCTTCACACAAATTCCAGAATTCCAATCATGGGAACCGATGCTAAAATCCACAGAAAGCCTAGATTTCTTTGCCTCCATGGCTTCCGAACCAGTGCAGCAATCCTCAAGAAACAGGTCGGAAAATGGCCGGCTTCTGTCCTCGATCAATTCGATCTCCATTTCCTCGACGCTCCATTTCCTGCTGAAGGCAAATCCGACGTCGAAGGAATTTTCGATCCTCCTTATTTCGAGTGGTTTCAATTCAGTCAA GAATTTACAGAATATAGGAATTTCGACGAGTGCCTCTCATTCATTGAGGACTACATGCTTAAACACGGACCATTCGATGGATTCCTCGGTTTCTCACAG GGGGCGATATTATCGGCCGCTTTACCGGGATTTCAAGCCAAG GGAATTGCTCTGACGAAAGTCCCGAAGATCAAATTCGTGATCATCGTGAGCGGTGCCAAATTCAGATCGGAATCTGTGGCTCAGAAAGCTTACTCGACGCCAATTGGATGTCCATCCCTCCATTTTCTAG GTGAGGAAGACTTCTTAATGCCCCATGGACAGAAGCTTTTGGAATCATATGTAGAACCAACAGTAATTAATCATCCCAAAGGCCACACAGTACCAAGATTAG ATGATAAAGGTTTGGAGGTTATGGAGAGTTTCATTAAGAGGATTTCAAAGACATTAGATGAGACTGAAGAATAG
- the LOC120075769 gene encoding GEM-like protein 1, giving the protein MNHSQPQPQSDPSNPLPSKTSHSDHPDPITDRRSGDYSPYPKLDPSDVAPPPLPENWTTVSMGSQPQNPSPPPPQTQPNSEARAPISEGNATTLPTEANPYVSAAPAHGNPSSSKNTVDSVKVMLGRWGKRAVEATKKAEDLAGNMWQHLKTGPSFADAAVGRIAQGTKVLAEGGYEKIFRQTFENTPEEKLHKAYACYLSTSAGPVMGTLYISTAKLAFCSDNPLSYKVGEETQWSLYKVVIPLHHLKAVNPSTSKVKPAEKFIQVISIDNHEFWFMGFVSYDSAVKILQEALHPNNPLSA; this is encoded by the exons ATGAATCACTCTCAGCCACAGCCTCAGTCCGATCCATCCAATCCCCTTCCTTCAAAAACCTCGCACTCGGATCATCCGGATCCAATTACCGACCGTCGCTCCGGCGACTATTCTCCCTATCCCAAGCTTGACCCTAGCGACGTTGCTCCGCCGCCGCTGCCGGAGAACTGGACCACCGTTTCCATGGGCTCTCAACCCCAAAATCCATCTCCGCCTCCTCCTCAAACTCAGCCAAACAGCGAGGCTCGTGCTCCGATCTCTGAGGGAAATGCCACCACTCTGCCGACTGAAGCTAATCCCTATGTTTCTGCGGCTCCAGCCCATGGAAATCCTTCTTCCTCCAAGA ATACGGTGGATTCCGTGAAGGTGATGCTTGGAAGATGGGGAAAGAGGGCAGTTGAGGCAACCAAGAAGGCCGAGGATCTTGCTGGGAACATGTGGCAGCACT TGAAAACAGGGCCTAGCTTTGCTGATGCTGCTGTGGGAAGAATTGCTCAGGGGACGAAAGTTCTCGCAGAAGGTGGTTATGAGAAAATCTTTCGACAGACTTTTGAGAATACACCTGAAGAGAAGCTTCATAAGGCATATGCATGCTACTTGTCCACATCAGCTGGTCCAGTGATGGGAACTTTGTACATATCAACGGCTAAACTTGCCTTTTGCAGTGACAATCCTCTTTCATACAAAGTGGGCGAGGAGACTCAATGGAGCCTTTATAAg GTGGTGATCCCACTACATCACCTAAAAGCAGTCAACCCATCAACAAGCAAAGTGAAACCGGCTGAAAAATTCATACAGGTTATCTCCATTGACAATCATGAATTCTGGTTTATGGGATTTGTATCTTATGATAGTGCAGTGAAAATTCTTCAAGAAGCCCTGCATCCCAACAATCCGTTGTCTGCATGA